A window of the Oscillospiraceae bacterium NTUH-002-81 genome harbors these coding sequences:
- a CDS encoding LysR family transcriptional regulator: MNNEWQHLMYLNWQHLMYFLVAADTGNFTTAAEQMFITQSTLTKAMNNLETTLGVPLFEKRGRNIRLTSYGETFYEDLKKISQDLSGSIHKLHDMIDLKSGNISISGSYTMCAEYLPHKIRRFRKDYPDIDFSIKYTGTGFILKQLLEGTTELGFCGDYDINAKQYETLERLLVKEEELIVIVPPQCRLAKTGIIEDFSAFRDDSFIVNSKSNTGTNYVLNRLCEEAGFKPHIAFESNDDHTMIGMVASGLGMAVIADSPSLLVNNVSVLHFARPPVKHQYMVYNRERELTPLVKSFVDFIREETTRERH, encoded by the coding sequence ATGAACAACGAATGGCAGCACTTGATGTACTTGAACTGGCAGCACCTGATGTATTTTCTCGTGGCGGCGGACACGGGCAATTTTACGACGGCGGCGGAGCAGATGTTTATCACCCAGTCCACGCTGACGAAGGCCATGAACAACCTGGAGACGACGCTGGGGGTGCCACTTTTTGAAAAACGGGGGCGCAACATCCGCCTGACCTCCTACGGGGAGACGTTTTATGAAGATCTGAAGAAAATTTCACAGGATCTGAGCGGGAGTATCCACAAGCTTCATGATATGATTGATTTAAAGAGCGGGAACATTTCCATTTCCGGTTCCTATACCATGTGCGCGGAATATCTGCCGCATAAAATCCGCCGGTTCCGGAAGGATTATCCGGATATCGATTTTTCCATTAAATATACAGGAACGGGTTTTATCTTAAAACAGCTGCTGGAGGGGACAACGGAGCTGGGCTTTTGCGGAGACTACGATATCAATGCAAAGCAGTATGAGACGCTGGAGCGTCTGCTGGTGAAAGAGGAGGAGCTGATCGTCATTGTGCCGCCCCAGTGCCGTCTGGCAAAGACAGGGATCATAGAGGATTTTTCCGCATTCCGGGACGATTCTTTTATTGTCAATTCCAAATCCAACACAGGAACGAATTATGTGCTGAACCGGTTGTGCGAGGAGGCCGGATTCAAACCGCATATCGCTTTTGAATCCAATGATGACCATACGATGATCGGCATGGTAGCTTCGGGCTTGGGGATGGCGGTGATCGCAGACAGCCCGTCCCTGCTGGTGAACAACGTGTCGGTGCTGCATTTTGCCAGACCGCCGGTGAAGCATCAGTATATGGTATACAATCGGGAGCGAGAGCTGACACCCCTTGTAAAAAGCTTTGTGGATTTTATCCGGGAGGAAACTACACGGGAGAGACACTAG
- a CDS encoding LrgB family protein — protein MRDIFASPFFGITISILAFFIGLEIQKRTRIALCNPLLLAIILVIVFLKIFGIPYDDYNEGGAIINMFLAPATACLAVSIYTKRRILKESWLPILVGCTVGCLASMGSVLVMCHLFGLDEAMTASLTPKSVTTAIAISVAESHGGIAPVTVVAVLLTGILGSIIAPVMIRLLRIKNPVEVGIAIGACSHAVGTSKAIEIGETEGAMSGLAIGVCGIITVVLSMFL, from the coding sequence ATGCGTGATATTTTTGCATCGCCGTTTTTCGGCATTACCATCAGCATCCTGGCCTTTTTCATCGGGCTGGAAATCCAGAAACGCACCAGGATAGCCCTGTGCAATCCACTGCTTCTGGCCATCATTCTCGTCATTGTTTTTCTGAAAATTTTCGGCATCCCCTATGACGATTACAACGAAGGAGGCGCCATTATCAACATGTTCCTGGCTCCGGCCACAGCCTGCCTGGCCGTATCCATCTACACGAAACGGCGGATCCTGAAGGAAAGCTGGCTGCCCATTCTGGTGGGCTGCACCGTGGGATGCCTGGCTTCCATGGGCAGCGTCCTTGTTATGTGCCATCTATTCGGGCTGGATGAGGCCATGACCGCATCCCTCACCCCGAAATCCGTCACCACCGCCATCGCCATCAGCGTAGCGGAGTCTCACGGCGGCATCGCGCCGGTCACGGTTGTAGCTGTGCTGCTCACCGGTATCCTGGGCAGCATCATCGCCCCGGTGATGATCCGGTTGCTGCGCATCAAAAATCCGGTTGAAGTGGGCATTGCCATCGGAGCCTGCAGCCATGCTGTGGGCACCTCCAAAGCCATTGAGATCGGTGAAACCGAGGGGGCCATGAGCGGGCTCGCCATCGGCGTGTGCGGGATTATCACGGTTGTGCTATCGATGTTTTTATAA
- a CDS encoding nucleotidyl transferase AbiEii/AbiGii toxin family protein, with protein sequence MADTAASVLALLKNKGKETGRSYQLCLQLFCQEEFLRRLEKSQYAENLVLKGGLFIYSITGFDSRVTVDVDFLLRKVSNTPEKLKKVLEDIIATPTGNDFVTFEITNIAPIAVAKKYAGIGASLVARIKNTKTPFSIDFGVGDVIVPNQEKRKIPTQLADFAAPMVNTYSLETTIAEKIDAILNLMEFSSRMKDYYDIYYLANKFDFDGVVLTEALKKTFENRGHVFTVEQFEQVMDFENDEAMQKKWKAFCRKIDIKTDSYSTVLRTIRCFLRKPIVAAINKDTFNQEWVATTNEWRQRGQCDG encoded by the coding sequence ATGGCTGATACTGCTGCGTCTGTACTGGCACTCTTAAAGAATAAAGGTAAGGAAACCGGGAGGAGCTACCAGCTTTGTCTGCAGCTTTTCTGCCAGGAAGAATTTCTCCGCAGGTTGGAGAAGTCCCAATATGCAGAAAACCTTGTTCTAAAAGGTGGATTGTTTATCTATTCCATTACCGGCTTTGACAGCCGTGTGACGGTAGATGTAGATTTCCTGCTCAGGAAAGTTTCGAATACACCGGAAAAGCTGAAAAAAGTTCTGGAAGATATCATCGCCACACCAACAGGTAATGATTTTGTGACATTTGAAATCACAAATATTGCGCCTATTGCTGTAGCAAAAAAATATGCCGGCATCGGTGCTTCCTTAGTCGCAAGGATTAAGAACACTAAAACCCCATTCAGCATTGACTTTGGTGTGGGAGATGTCATCGTGCCAAATCAGGAAAAGCGCAAGATTCCGACCCAGCTGGCGGATTTTGCAGCTCCTATGGTAAACACATACTCTCTTGAAACAACTATTGCTGAAAAAATAGATGCCATTCTCAATCTGATGGAGTTTTCCAGTCGGATGAAGGATTACTATGATATTTATTATCTTGCCAATAAATTTGACTTTGATGGTGTTGTCTTAACCGAAGCTTTGAAAAAAACTTTTGAAAATCGTGGACATGTATTCACCGTTGAGCAGTTCGAACAAGTGATGGATTTTGAGAATGACGAAGCTATGCAGAAAAAGTGGAAGGCATTTTGTCGGAAAATTGATATAAAAACCGATAGTTATAGTACCGTTCTGCGTACAATCAGATGCTTTTTGAGAAAACCAATCGTGGCAGCAATCAATAAGGATACTTTCAATCAAGAATGGGTTGCGACCACAAACGAATGGCGTCAAAGGGGGCAGTGCGATGGCTAA
- a CDS encoding DUF308 domain-containing protein — MRDSLKKLKTSYNWISFGYVVLGLVFLFWPELSLMTLCYAFGILTIVYGIVHLIGYFVRDRLISVFRYDLVIGIIAVALGIMMLIRPQYIVSILPILLGIFIILSSIMKIQNAIDLKRVDYPRWWLILVFALISIALGAILIWNPFAAASTLMMFVGASLCADGIMSLWSMFCLTRSVRRVEKKLKEEEEYRNMERVDGEVVEDTDLTDRW; from the coding sequence ATGCGTGACAGTTTGAAAAAATTAAAAACTTCTTATAACTGGATCTCTTTTGGATATGTGGTGCTGGGCCTGGTCTTCCTGTTCTGGCCGGAGCTTTCTCTGATGACGCTGTGCTATGCTTTCGGCATTCTGACCATCGTATACGGCATCGTTCACCTTATCGGCTATTTTGTCCGGGATCGGCTGATCTCCGTTTTCCGCTATGATCTGGTCATCGGCATCATCGCCGTGGCGCTGGGCATCATGATGCTCATCCGACCGCAGTACATCGTCAGCATTCTGCCGATCCTGCTGGGTATTTTTATCATCCTCAGCAGCATTATGAAGATTCAGAATGCCATTGACCTGAAACGGGTAGATTATCCCCGCTGGTGGCTCATTCTCGTGTTCGCACTGATTTCCATTGCTCTGGGCGCGATCCTCATCTGGAACCCCTTCGCCGCAGCCAGCACCCTGATGATGTTCGTGGGCGCCAGCCTGTGTGCAGACGGCATCATGAGCCTCTGGAGCATGTTCTGCCTGACGCGCAGCGTCCGCCGGGTAGAGAAAAAACTGAAAGAAGAGGAAGAATACCGGAATATGGAACGGGTAGACGGGGAAGTTGTGGAGGATACAGATTTAACAGATCGATGGTAG
- a CDS encoding aldo/keto reductase — MYQASEKRYEEMRYHRAGDSGLLLPEVSLGLWHNFGDTGVYDNMKALCFTAFDHGITHFDLANNYGPAPGSAEKNFGRMLREELSAYRDEMIISTKAGYVMWDGPYGNWGGRKHLLASLDQSLQRMGLEYVDIFYHHRMDPETPLEETMGALAQAVTSGKALYVGLSNYNGPTLERAVKILQELHCPFVINQNRYSIFDRTIEQNGLKEMAKKLHKGLITFSPLAQGMLTNRYLDGIPADSRIRTDGRFLKEDTVNSRIQQVRKLNALALQRGQTLAEMALAWLLRQEEVTSVLIGASKPQQILDNIKAMENTGFSEEELLKIEEISQSTNA; from the coding sequence ATGTATCAGGCATCTGAAAAAAGATATGAGGAAATGCGGTATCACCGGGCCGGAGACAGCGGTCTGCTATTACCGGAGGTGTCGCTGGGACTGTGGCACAATTTTGGCGATACGGGTGTGTATGACAATATGAAGGCGCTTTGTTTTACGGCATTTGACCATGGGATCACACATTTTGACCTGGCAAATAACTACGGGCCGGCACCGGGCAGTGCGGAGAAGAATTTCGGAAGAATGCTGAGAGAAGAACTGTCAGCGTACCGGGATGAGATGATCATCAGTACCAAGGCCGGATATGTGATGTGGGATGGCCCTTATGGAAACTGGGGCGGCCGCAAGCATCTGCTGGCCAGCCTGGATCAGAGTCTGCAGCGGATGGGACTGGAGTATGTGGATATTTTCTATCATCACCGGATGGATCCGGAGACACCGCTGGAGGAAACCATGGGTGCGCTGGCCCAGGCTGTCACCAGTGGGAAAGCGCTTTATGTGGGACTTTCCAATTATAACGGGCCCACACTGGAACGGGCGGTAAAGATTTTGCAGGAGCTGCATTGCCCGTTTGTGATCAACCAGAACCGGTACTCGATCTTTGATCGGACGATTGAGCAGAATGGGTTGAAAGAGATGGCAAAAAAGCTGCACAAAGGTCTGATCACGTTTAGCCCGCTGGCACAGGGCATGCTGACCAACCGTTATCTGGACGGGATTCCGGCGGACAGCCGCATCCGTACTGATGGCCGTTTTCTGAAAGAAGATACGGTGAACAGCCGCATCCAGCAGGTGAGAAAACTCAACGCTCTTGCTTTGCAGCGCGGTCAGACACTGGCGGAGATGGCGCTGGCATGGCTGCTGCGGCAGGAGGAAGTGACCAGTGTGCTCATCGGCGCATCCAAACCACAGCAGATTTTGGATAATATCAAAGCAATGGAAAATACCGGTTTCTCAGAAGAAGAGCTGCTGAAAATTGAAGAGATTAGCCAATCTACAAATGCATAA
- a CDS encoding type IV toxin-antitoxin system AbiEi family antitoxin domain-containing protein: MDKKTLSKQVIIEKGGIAKTSDFVAAGIPAVDIVNLCNTGYLERIRHGYYQLADWDTSSEEQLIAALIPKAIICVESALFHYGYSDFAPRKWSIAVPRSMSRTKLDIDALELQTYYVQSEIYELGKTTADFNGVMLPVYDRERTICDCFKYRSRLDNEIFNKALNAYVNDSKKDLRNLSGYAKKLRVHKKVTELMEVLLNG; the protein is encoded by the coding sequence GTGGATAAGAAAACTCTTTCAAAACAAGTAATTATAGAAAAGGGCGGTATTGCAAAAACATCAGATTTTGTTGCAGCTGGCATACCCGCTGTCGACATTGTGAATCTTTGTAACACCGGATACCTTGAACGCATTCGACACGGATACTATCAACTTGCCGATTGGGACACATCTTCTGAAGAACAGCTTATTGCAGCATTGATCCCAAAGGCAATTATTTGTGTGGAATCGGCTCTTTTTCATTATGGCTATAGTGACTTTGCACCTCGGAAATGGTCGATTGCTGTTCCGAGATCTATGTCTCGAACAAAATTGGATATAGATGCACTGGAGTTGCAAACTTACTATGTGCAATCAGAAATATATGAACTGGGCAAAACAACTGCCGATTTTAACGGCGTCATGCTACCTGTATATGACCGAGAGCGTACAATCTGCGATTGCTTCAAATATCGTTCAAGATTGGACAATGAAATCTTCAACAAGGCATTGAATGCCTATGTGAATGATTCAAAAAAAGACTTGAGAAACCTTTCTGGATATGCAAAGAAGTTAAGAGTACACAAAAAGGTTACTGAGTTGATGGAGGTGCTGCTGAATGGCTGA
- a CDS encoding CidA/LrgA family protein, with the protein MKIIKQIGIVMGLCWISLVMEKLLPFSFPASVIGMILLLICLFTGILKLEHIREKSDFLLSNMAFFFIPAGVSMINYLDILIENLVPILVISVVSTFITFIAAALSIRLTLKLMNGGKHHA; encoded by the coding sequence ATGAAAATCATCAAACAGATTGGGATCGTCATGGGCCTGTGCTGGATCAGTCTTGTGATGGAAAAACTTCTCCCGTTCTCTTTTCCGGCAAGCGTCATCGGCATGATCCTGCTGCTGATCTGTCTGTTCACCGGCATTCTCAAGCTGGAGCACATCCGGGAAAAATCAGACTTTCTGCTGTCTAACATGGCCTTTTTCTTCATTCCCGCCGGTGTCAGCATGATCAATTATCTGGATATCCTCATAGAGAATCTCGTTCCCATTCTGGTGATCAGCGTTGTCAGCACCTTTATCACTTTCATCGCAGCCGCACTTTCCATCCGGCTGACCCTGAAGCTTATGAATGGAGGGAAGCATCATGCGTGA
- a CDS encoding helix-turn-helix transcriptional regulator translates to MLGASVILVLGLLIYGGILFLFVLLVMALLKYLRTKNTAPEERLLRRSLGEVIKAHRESCKMTQEFVAESLGVSRQAVSKWETGASDPSTSNLFALARLFGVRAEDLLREVEQ, encoded by the coding sequence ATGTTAGGAGCATCAGTCATACTGGTATTGGGACTGCTTATTTACGGAGGAATTCTGTTTCTCTTTGTTCTTCTGGTGATGGCGCTGCTGAAATATCTGCGGACGAAAAATACAGCGCCGGAGGAACGGCTGCTTCGAAGGTCACTGGGGGAGGTCATCAAAGCGCATCGGGAGAGCTGCAAGATGACGCAGGAGTTTGTGGCGGAGTCGCTGGGAGTCAGCCGGCAGGCGGTGTCCAAGTGGGAGACCGGGGCGTCAGATCCCAGCACGTCTAATCTGTTCGCACTGGCACGGCTGTTCGGCGTGCGGGCGGAGGATCTGCTGCGGGAGGTAGAGCAGTGA
- a CDS encoding recombinase family protein, which translates to MAQIYGYVRVSSIDQNEERQIVELAKRNVLSRNIYIDKQSGNSFERPQYKKLVRKLKQGDLLYILSIDRLGRNYLEIQEQWRILTKEKGIDICVIDMPLLDTRNGKDLMGTFIADLVLQILSFVAQNERENIRKRQAQGIAVAKAKGVKFGRPEIVLPENFGELVYKWEKKRLPLSEVLEVCKMSGATFYRKLREYRLLQQK; encoded by the coding sequence ATGGCACAGATTTATGGGTATGTACGGGTTTCCAGCATAGACCAAAACGAGGAACGACAAATTGTCGAATTGGCAAAAAGAAATGTACTTTCTAGAAATATCTACATAGACAAGCAGTCTGGAAATAGTTTTGAGCGTCCGCAATATAAAAAACTGGTCAGAAAGCTGAAACAAGGCGATTTACTTTATATACTAAGTATTGACCGTCTGGGCAGGAACTATCTTGAGATACAGGAGCAATGGCGAATACTGACGAAAGAAAAAGGGATTGATATATGCGTCATAGATATGCCTTTATTGGACACAAGGAATGGGAAAGATTTAATGGGCACATTCATTGCTGATCTTGTGTTACAGATACTATCATTTGTTGCGCAGAATGAGCGTGAGAACATCAGAAAAAGACAGGCACAGGGCATAGCAGTGGCGAAAGCAAAGGGCGTAAAATTTGGCAGACCAGAAATTGTACTTCCAGAGAATTTTGGGGAACTTGTCTATAAATGGGAAAAGAAAAGGCTTCCTTTGTCGGAAGTCTTGGAAGTGTGCAAAATGAGTGGAGCTACGTTTTATAGGAAATTAAGAGAATATCGCTTATTACAGCAGAAATAG
- a CDS encoding C39 family peptidase, translating to MFRLSRHPIFTFFLCASFFAGFWLPEAHSQANASDSTLHAQEIFHATSSGTANSNGSNTLVHGNTSAGISLVPADSLTYEEKLAVIESNDLYPQDMVTFAQKYPQTVDYVYNYPQHLSETSSTSKHSSEDFLETDAANGRLAEDAAQQPLPATTNEAISIDLSVEASTPGVPLLLQWDTRWGYRSYGSGLIGYTGCGPTCLSMAAISLTHNARYNPAYVADLATNYGYVVPGSGSSWSLISEGCALLGLSARQLSLKEDQLKQALDSHCPIIAVVGPGDFTYSGHFIVITGYTAQGFTVNDPNSPENSAEYWSFGQLKGQIKNLWAMSKQ from the coding sequence ATGTTTCGTCTTTCCAGACACCCAATTTTTACATTTTTTCTGTGTGCATCCTTTTTCGCCGGATTCTGGCTGCCCGAGGCCCATTCCCAGGCAAACGCTTCTGACAGCACACTGCACGCGCAGGAAATCTTCCATGCGACTTCATCCGGCACTGCAAATTCTAATGGTAGCAACACCCTCGTTCACGGGAATACGTCCGCCGGAATCTCCCTGGTGCCCGCTGACAGTCTCACTTATGAAGAAAAGCTTGCCGTCATAGAGAGCAACGACCTTTATCCACAGGACATGGTAACTTTTGCGCAGAAATACCCACAGACCGTCGATTACGTCTACAACTATCCACAGCACCTGTCCGAGACATCGTCCACCTCGAAGCATTCATCAGAAGACTTTCTGGAAACCGATGCAGCAAACGGACGACTGGCAGAAGACGCTGCACAGCAACCGCTGCCCGCCACGACCAACGAGGCAATTTCCATCGATCTATCCGTGGAAGCTTCCACCCCCGGCGTTCCCCTGCTGCTCCAATGGGATACCCGCTGGGGCTATCGCTCCTATGGAAGCGGCCTCATCGGCTACACCGGCTGCGGCCCCACCTGTCTGTCCATGGCAGCCATTTCACTGACTCATAATGCCCGCTACAACCCTGCCTATGTGGCCGACCTTGCCACCAACTACGGTTATGTCGTCCCGGGAAGCGGCAGTAGCTGGTCGCTGATCAGTGAGGGCTGTGCGTTGCTGGGGCTCTCCGCCCGACAGCTCTCTCTCAAAGAAGACCAGTTGAAACAGGCGCTGGACAGCCATTGCCCCATCATCGCCGTGGTCGGCCCCGGAGACTTCACCTACAGCGGGCATTTCATCGTCATCACTGGCTACACTGCACAGGGATTCACCGTCAATGACCCCAACAGCCCGGAAAACAGTGCAGAATACTGGAGCTTCGGGCAACTAAAGGGACAGATCAAAAATCTGTGGGCAATGTCCAAACAATAG